One region of Pagrus major chromosome 7, Pma_NU_1.0 genomic DNA includes:
- the LOC140999256 gene encoding uncharacterized protein has translation MEDFDYSVEISDRDWEYFFAECEECNLLPPSLAGVDDSGMSDIDDTGSILAKRAQKVNLTADFSERPIDGPPDCEGSPVEHYLSKHGVGGMESVLSGSEEDIHLQSVNIFFERLKNVTEAERLTEPSQVRAGKNREVIQEEKRCSDGQQASSTALPKNIPKLNSLPARGETAVGKETTEPVYTISNIMKTIKKDEPGSNISSEPAASNSVLKTNKSAHPETKLLIIEETCTETRVNDATQRSQSHDSPDGVETTPHTDEVIKVKMRTHQDNVKQEDMFRSSQLKLSKECSTDSWSSLEMLTDVKWKEEPNVSRSDATCTNKTASQESSPSASVRRKRRKKRRLSVEPAESVCDSEEERNAWRGGSEDVNLFHLNEPRQNVMSSLIAYSAASNFPLNVSAKETTGNDLSHYSCQFESQYQYSPESVFRQGKREGSAANNATNNRSVTPLSQTDDSVMSALNNSGNVATNFRPCSKLQVEKSTGLNKHLSIIESATAKSGRDRETAVCGQKDTNDKMNHSIICCENEQSCTAEVKSLTHSILESTKSNEPTVEVGQSDKLSAAKSVLAEEAGSSGRDKHTTCQRDTEPQQQLELHCHYKDQYSFTLEKTHFPPSADDMSTHNTKAKQFETLTTSHSLPVKCCLSNGPCSLDTNITGEQTERPLVRNTVTTLDVLSEKNTTAERAQLAAFHNGNPLLSGEINLTGKSRRETKSSMSEDFLTSPSDMTPVTFLNQSYLEVLKHASEGFAKM, from the exons ATGGAAGACTTTGATTACAGTGTGGAGATCTCTGACCGTGACTGGGAATACTTCTTTGCGGAGTGCGAGGAGTGTAACCTGCTTCCTCCATCATTAGCAGGTGTGGATGACTCTGGGATGAGTGACATTGACGATACAGGGTCAATTCTTGCTAAGAGGGCTCAGAAAGTCAACCTGACAGCAGACTTTTCAGAGCGCCCTATCGATGGGCCCCCAGACTGTGAGGGCTCTCCTGTGGAGCATTACCTCAGCAAACACGGCGTTGGTGGAATGGAGAGTGTTCTCTCGGGCAGTGAGGAGGATATACACCTGCAGTCTGTCAATATATTCTTTGAAAGGCTAAAAAATGTTACAGAGGCTGAGAGGCTTACTGAGCCAAGCCAAGTGAGAGCTGGAAAAAACAGAGAGGTAATACAAGAGGAGAAGCGCTGTAGTGATGGGCAGCAAGCCAGCAGCACTGCTTTGCCAAAAAACATCCCCAAGTTAAACTCTCTGCCTGCCAGGGGTGAAACAGCAGTTGGCAAAGAGACCACAGAGCCTGTCTACACTATCAGCAACATAatgaaaactataaaaaaaGATGAGCCTGGTTCCAACATTTCCTCTGAACCTGCAGCCAGTAACTCAGTGCTCAAGACTAACAAATCAGCTCACCCTGAAACCAAGTTATTAATCATAGAGGAAACCTGCACAGAAACCAGAGTCAATGACGCAACACAGCGGAGTCAGTCTCATGACTCACCGGACGGGGTTGAAACAACACCTCACACTGACGAAGTAATAAAGGTGAAAATGCGCACACATCAGGATAATGTTAAACAGGAGGATATGTTCAGGTCAAGTCAATTGAAGCTCAGTAAAGAGTGCAGCACTGATTCATGGAGTAGTCTGGAAATGTTGACAGATGTTAAATGGAAGGAAGAGCCGAATGTTTCACGGTCAGACGCTACATGCACAAACAAAACGGCGAGCCAAGAATCGTCTCCATCTGCCTCTGtcagaaggaagaggaggaagaagagacgACTCAGCGTTGAGCCagctgagagtgtgtgtgactccGAGGAGGAGCGGAATGCATGGAGAGGAGGATCTGAGgatgttaatttatttcatttaaatgaaccACGACAAAATGTTATGTCTTCTTTAATTGCATATTCAGCCGCCAGCAATTTTCCATTGAATGTATCTGCTAAGGAGACAACAGGAAATGATCTTTCTCACTACAGCTGTCAATTTGAAAGTCAGTACCAATACTCACCAGAGAGCGTTTTCCGACAGGGAAAACGTGAAGGCTCAGCTGCAAACAATGCGACTAACAATAGATCAGTAACCCCACTTAGTCAAACTGATGACAGTGTAATGTCAGCATTAAACAACAGTGGTAATGTGGCAACAAATTTCAGGCCATGCAGCAAATTACAGGTTGAAAAATCAACTGGATTGAATAAACATCTTTCAATTATTGAGAGTGCAACTGCTAAATCAGGCCGGGACAGAGAAACGGCAGTCTGTGGACAAAAAGACACTAATGATAAAATGAATCACTCTATCATTTGTTGTGAAAACGAACAATCATGTACAGCAGAGGTCAAATCACTAACTCACAGTATTTTAGAAAGCACAAAGTCAAATGAGCCCACTGTGGAAGTTGGCCAAAGTGACAAACTATCCGCTGCTAAGTCAGTCCTGGCTGAAGAGGCTGGAAGTTCTGGCAGAGACAAACATACTACGTGTCAAAGAGACACTGAGCCCCAACAACAGCTGGAACTTCACTGTCACTACAAAGACCAGTATAGCTTCACACTGGAAAAGACTCACTTTCCTCCATCTGCAGATGATATGAGCACTCACAACACAAAAGCCAAGCAATTTGAAACATTAACCACCAGCCATTCACTGCCTGTTAAATGCTGTCTGTCTAACGGCCCCTGCAGTTTAGATACAAATATTACTGGGGAGCAAACAGAACGTCCTCTGGTGCGTAACACAGTAACCACATTGGATGTTTtatcagagaaaaacacaacagctgagAGAGCTCAATTAGCAGCTTTTCATAATGGGAATCCACTTCTATCTGGTGAAATTAATCTAACAGGCAAAAGTAGGAGGGAAACCAAATCATCCATGTCTGAAGATTTTCTAACGAGTCCCTCAGATATGACACCA GTAACATTTCTCAACCAGTCTTACCTGGAAGTGCTCAAACATGCCTCAGAAGGATTTGCAAAAATGTAA